In Maniola hyperantus chromosome 13, iAphHyp1.2, whole genome shotgun sequence, one genomic interval encodes:
- the lic gene encoding dual specificity mitogen-activated protein kinase kinase 6: MSGRKKAPPPGFRLKLQEEPVTVTPPRNLDKQTTITVDDKTFTVHADDLVKICDLGRGAYGIVEKMHHKPSDTIMAVKRITASFNTQSLELKRLLMDLDVSMRASACPYTVHFYGAMFREGDVWICMEVMDMSLDKFYAKAYKHEKTITENILGKIAFSVVSALHYLYSKLRVIHRDVKPSNILINRKGEVKMCDFGISGYLVDSVAKTIDAGCKPYMAPERIDPSGNPGQYDIRSDVWSLGISMIELATGQFPYNTWGTPFEQLKQVVKDDPPRLPSGRFSSEFEDMITQCLKKDYKQRPNYDALLAHPFCQEHGQKETDVASFVQEILDLPDE, encoded by the exons ATGTCCGGCCGAAAAAAAGCTCCACCACCAGGATTCAGGCTAAAACTTCAAGAAGAACCAGTTACTGT aacACCCCCAAGAAATCTTGATAAGCAGACTACTATCACAGTAGATGACAAGACGTTCACAGTACATGCAGATGACCTGGTCAAGATATGTGACCTTGGCCGCGGAGCCTATGGCATTGTGGAGAAGATGCACCATAAGCCCAGTGACACAATTATGGCAGTTAAG AGAATCACTGCATCTTTCAACACCCAGTCACTGGAATTGAAACGTCTACTGATGGATCTGGATGTATCCATGCGGGCCAGCGCCTGCCCGTACACTGTCCACTTCTATGGTGCCATGTTTAGGGAGGGGGATGTGTGGATCTGTATGGAGGTCATGGATATGAGCCTGGACAAGTTTTACGCTAAAGCTTACAAGCACGAGAAGACCATAACTGAGAATATTCTTGGAAAAATAGCATTTTCCGTTGTAAGTGCCCTTCACTACCTTTACTCAAAACTGAGAGTCATACACAGAGACGTAAAACCTTCCAACATACTAATTAACAGAAAGGGTGAGGTGAAAATGTGCGATTTTGGTATATCCGGATATTTAGTGGACTCTGTAGCGAAAACAATAGATGCCGGCTGCAAGCCTTATATGGCACCGGAGAGGATTGATCCGAGTGGTAACCCTGGACAATATGACATTCGTAGTGATGTTTGGTCACTTGGTATATCCATGATAGAACTGGCGACAGGCCAATTCCCGTACAACACTTGGGGCACACCATTCGAACAATTAAAGCAAGTTGTCAAAGACGACCCTCCACGTCTTCCAAGTGGACGATTTTCGTCAGAATTCGAGGATATGATCACACAGTGCCTCAAGAAAGATTATAAGCAGAGGCCCAACTATGACGCGCTTCTGGCGCATCCGTTCTGTCAAGAGCACGGTCAGAAAGAAACAGATGTGGCTTCCTTTGTTCAAGAAATATTGGACTTACCTGATGAATAG
- the LOC117987591 gene encoding DNA excision repair protein ERCC-6-like, with product MVDVFLNKYLQAQLALTKQKQEEKQTTENSVSLKSKKAADRISKIQDRNYQKKEICEKCDSKSQPGASADKDEGEEEYLPSCDEDEDIPCPSLAVPSRTKQNNLKKIVDDGDTNLYNERVETWRNSLKAASSGNYDGVYSSADIQYVLDGNKDPEAKHEMQNGLCVPNYIWKQLYKYQRTGVKWLWELHQVQSGGLLGDEMGLGKTVQFIAFLAGLCGTDKGSWGGLGPSIIVAPATVIYQWVSHFHFWCPQLRVAVLHHSGSHGGNHNKLIRDLHLSHGVLMITYAGIVKYINDLLSRKWHYIILDEGHKIRNPDTQVSKLVKKFETPHKIIITGSPMQNSLQELWSLFDFMRPGLLGTYAAFMEHFAVPITQGGYANATEYQEAIALEIARALKDMITPYMLRRTKAEVQEHINLPEKNEQVLFCALSKEQRDLYMGYLMSGTVRSILDRDSKYGDPLRARVLVALSTLRKLCNHPDLYLYDAQEDNEQIDEETFGHWKRSGKMSVVHSLLKIWLKQGHRTLIFSQSRAMLCILEQHLQKHEFNYLKMDGTVSVSLRQNLIKTFNENPEYLVFLATTRVGGLGVNLTGADRVIIYDPDWNPATDNQAKERAWRIGQNRNVTVYRLLSAGTIEEKIYQRQIFKNFLSNKILIDPNQKNVLTTSTLQGLFTLEDLNGEGDTETAALFKHTKVDLTDQSKTKSKNKITKSISYSKRKIEEMKKRAREISKKFKTELQTVTQEDPREKYKKKRESRLNPPIVEEPQVNIIDDKVTDVPFQNVLSELDIISKHTKVDYEQNLLKEVLSSQEKVEEVKDSLPEDGEIVTDEKQSDLETAQPSSSIADDDKILTKARKRKNSSLLSELENVVSIKKVKKKKDKMDKEKNLNDDDYVLSKLFAKSTVKNALHHDVVVGLAEKEKRHRMKEEAIRTAKKAVKAIKFSS from the coding sequence ATGGTTGAtgtatttctaaataaatatttgcaagCTCAATTGGCCctcacaaaacaaaaacaagaaGAGAAACAAACCACTGAGAACTCTGTTTCCCTAAAAAGCAAAAAAGCAGCGGATcgaatttcaaaaatacaagaCAGAAATTATCAGAAAAAGGAAATCTGTGAAAAGTGTGATAGTAAATCACAACCTGGCGCCTCCGCAGACAAAGACGAGGGAGAGGAAGAATATTTACCATCTTGCGATGAAGACGAGGACATCCCTTGCCCATCCTTAGCTGTACCATCACGCACCAAACAAAATAACCTCAAGAAAATAGTTGACGATGGAGACACAAACTTGTATAATGAAAGAGTGGAAACTTGGAGAAACAGCCTAAAAGCAGCTTCTTCTGGAAATTATGATGGAGTTTATAGTTCTGCAGACATACAGTATGTTCTAGATGGTAACAAAGATCCTGAAGCAAAACATGAGATGCAAAATGGATTGTGTGTTCCAAACTATATATGGAAGCAGTTGTATAAATATCAAAGGACAGGAGTTAAGTGGCTATGGGAGTTGCATCAGGTGCAGTCTGGAGGGTTGCTAGGGGATGAAATGGGATTAGGTAAAACGGTTCAGTTTATTGCTTTCCTGGCTGGTTTATGCGGGACAGATAAAGGATCTTGGGGTGGTCTCGGGCCCTCGATAATAGTGGCACCCGCAACAGTTATTTACCAGTGGGTTTCTCACTTCCATTTCTGGTGCCCACAGCTGAGAGTCGCCGTCCTGCACCACTCCGGGTCTCATGGTGGAAATCATAATAAACTGATAAGAGATCTGCACTTATCTCATGGTGTTTTAATGATCACATATGCCGGCATCGTGAAGTATATCAATGATTTGCTCTCTCGAAAGtggcattatattattttagatgAGGGTCATAAAATTAGGAACCCTGACACTCAAGTTAGCAAGCTGGTTAAAAAGTTTGAGACACCCCACAAGATTATTATAACCGGGTCTCCTATGCAGAATAGCTTGCAGGAACTCTGGTCACTCTTTGACTTCATGAGGCCGGGTCTACTGGGCACCTATGCTGCTTTCATGGAACATTTTGCTGTTCCTATAACACAAGGAGGGTATGCAAATGCTACTGAGTACCAAGAAGCGATCGCTCTAGAAATCGCCAGAGCTCTCAAAGACATGATCACACCGTACATGCTGAGGAGAACCAAAGCTGAAGTCCAGGAGCATATTaatttgcctgaaaaaaatgAGCAAGTTCTATTCTGTGCCCTTTCTAAAGAACAAAGGGACCTGTACATGGGGTATCTCATGAGTGGAACGGTCCGAAGTATTTTAGATAGAGACTCAAAATATGGAGATCCATTAAGGGCTAGAGTTTTGGTCGCCTTGTCCACTCTTAGGAAACTCTGTAACCATCCCGATCTGTACTTGTATGACGCACAAGAAGATAATGAACAAATAGATGAGGAAACATTCGGTCACTGGAAGAGATCGGGTAAAATGTCTGTGGTTCATTCTCTGTTAAAAATTTGGCTCAAGCAAGGTCACAGGACACTCATTTTCTCACAGTCTCGAGCAATGCTCTGCATATTGGAGCAGCATTTACAAAAACatgaatttaattatttaaaaatggaTGGTACTGTAAGTGTGAGTCTGAGACAGAACTTGATTAAAACATTTAATGAAAATCCTGAATATTTAGTTTTTCTTGCTACTACGAGAGTCGGTGGACTCGGTGTGAACTTGACAGGGGCTGACCGAGTTATCATATATGATCCCGATTGGAACCCAGCCACCGACAATCAAGCCAAAGAGAGAGCCTGGAGAATTGGCCAGAATAGAAATGTTACAGTTTATAGATTGCTATCAGCTGGAACAATCGAAGAAAAAATATATCAGAGACAGATCTTTAAAAATTtcttaagtaataaaatattgataGATCCTAATCAAAAGAATGTGTTAACTACCAGCACTCTGCAGGGCTTGTTCACTCTAGAAGACTTAAACGGTGAAGGTGATACAGAGACAGCAGCTCTGTTTAAACATACAAAAGTAGATCTCACGGATCAATCTAAgactaaaagtaaaaataagatCACTAAAAGTATCTCATACTCTAAAAGGAAAATAGAAGAAATGAAGAAAAGAGCGAGGGAAAtcagtaaaaaatttaaaacagagtTACAAACAGTGACACAAGAAGATCCTCGTGAGAAATATAAGAAAAAAAGGGAGTCAAGACTTAATCCACCGATAGTTGAAGAACCACAAGTAAATATAATTGATGATAAAGTTACCGATGTTCCATTTCAGAATGTGCTCTCTGAATTAGACATTATTAGTAAGCATACAAAAGTAGATTATGAACAAAACTTACTTAAAGAGGTATTAAGTAGTCAAGAGAAAGTTGAAGAAGTAAAGGATTCGCTGCCTGAAGATGGAGAAATAGTTACTGATGAAAAACAAAGTGATTTGGAGACAGCACAGCCCAGTTCTTCAATAGCAGATGATGACAAAATCCTGACCAAGGCAAGGAAAAGAAAGAACTCATCCTTACTTTCAGAATTAGAAAATGTGGTGtctattaaaaaagtaaaaaagaaaaaggataAAATGGATAAGGAAAAGAAtcttaatgatgatgattatgttcTGAGTAAGCTTTTTGCCAAATCAACTGTTAAGAATGCTTTACACCATGATGTGGTTGTGGGATTAGCTGAGAAGGAGAAAAGGCACAGAATGAAAGAGGAAGCTATTAGAACAGCTAAAAAAGCTGTAAAAGCAATAAAGTTTTCTTCTTAA